The Haliotis asinina isolate JCU_RB_2024 chromosome 3, JCU_Hal_asi_v2, whole genome shotgun sequence genome segment tattgcaatacaatttgTATGCCAACATACACAGTCATACTGGACACCTACAGCATAAATGGCCAGGCCGATGAGTGCAGACCAGCAAGTAGTACACGTGTATATCTCGCGCGTCACCCCGAAGACATGATTCGATTTTCCAGCGTTTATCTTGTTACATCAGAAAACTACATCTGAAACCAATTGATATATGTGTAGCTtagattctctctctctctctctctctctctctctctctctctctctctcacacacacacacacacacacacacacacacacacacacacacacaccccgtTTCAAACATAACGTTCTGCCAAGGTCAGTCAGAAATTTCAATGTGGAAGATTCTAAGAAACAGCCTACAACGTGACTCTTGTAACATCGTCAGTAAATGCAGCTCGATCTGAAATGAACGTTCAACAATTCCTTGGTCGTCATTCGGAGTTTAAGTCAGGGCTGTCTGTTAATCGGCCAATAATTACTGACGTAAAACATCAAGATGAGAGACGAGCGTATCTTTATCACATTTCGTTTCTTCTGATAATGTTTTATCACCTTAAAGCTTGTCTGGTGTAGTCTAGTATGTGTCTTTgcacaactgttgaaatgtTTTCCTTAGACTGTAGAAAAGTATTGTGTCTATGCAGGATACACTTCAGTTAATCTCACTGGTAATCCTTCACAGTACTCCAGGAACTATGCCTGTTGATAATGTTAACGCATAACTTCCTCACCCAGTGCTCGCTGTGTTATTTACCACCTATGAGCTATTTAGGGTaatgtatataattatatactCGGTCTTCTCCGACTGCAGACCGGAGCATGATCCTATTTCGGTAGGGTCTTTGTGTTAGCTTTTGAATATCACATTCATGGTGGGGCCTTTGTGAATAACGGAAATGAAACCTATATCTTATCTTGCCGGTGCTCGTTAAGCGACAAATCGCGCTGCCATGTATACATGCAGGCATGtaattgcaaataaaaccatacGGCTCCACCGTTGTGGACTCCTCAACTGCGGTCACGGTAAATACACGTGCACTAACTAGATACCTTCACAGGAAGCACACATTTCTTAAACACCACCTGGTCCTTTCAAACGGGTCCACTTGTATTCATCCCGGTCCCCACTCCTGATGAGACAGAGGCCAAAGTGGGGACAAAGCCTAAAGTCAGAGAGGCCAGAGGTCAAGCAATGACCCGGGTTACACTGGCAACAGGTGCTTGGAGGAACAGGTAGCGCGTTACCGCGACAGGTGTGTGGCTCGACAAGGTACACTTGTTATATAGTGGATCTGTCACCCACCTATCAGTGTGAAAGAGAGTTATGGCCATTTCAATGTCGGAGACACTCCAGAGTCGATGGAGCGTGgtctgttttctttcttctgTTTTTGAAGATGTTATGTGTTTAATGTGCACTAACATATGGAGGTATTCGCACAAGAGAATCCAAATCTCCGAAAAGGGGCTTGCACTTATTTACCGGCCAAGAAAGTCAATTAGGTTTTGCTTGCCGAAATCAGTCAAGCCCGTCAGAGGTTATTCCTGAAGATGCAAGAAGGTGCCGTGCAAGCCCATACTCGGTACTCTGCAGCAGCCATTGGGTATACAACCGCTTAATTTGTCCTGAAAAAGTACTTGGCGTTTTCAAACAGAATGCATAACCATACGTGCTCAAAAGCTTAGGGATAAATATTGTATGTGTCTGTCACTTTGATACTACATAAAAACGAAACATCATCTCAGGATTGAGATATTGGTTTATATCAGGTATACTTTTCATACTTTTCTAAGCATCCGGGTTGTGGTTGggacgggtttgattcctcgtCTTTTCAAGTTGAGATGTCGGCGTTGTCATGCCTGCACTTTCTCATATATATGGTAGAGACTTCATACGCACTGAAGGAAAACGAAATATGTATCATAAGATTCTCTCCGGTAAATCATGTAATGTCATACAGCTGTGACGtcttaaaataacattttatcCCAGAAATtagtcgtcatatgagcgaaataatCTTAAGTACGGCGTTAATTGCCCCCTCATCTCACCCCAGATCAAATCAGTTCGTTTACAAATACGTGTCAGCAAGAAGAAACGTTTATTCAACCTGAACCCAGAACAATGCTTAATTTCAGGTGAGACAGGTAGTGGGATATAATTTTTATGTGTAAATTCTTTGGGTTAGGGGATACAGACGGAATGAAATCGAGATGAATAGTCCGTTATCAAATTTATTATAAGCCTCGCGGTTGTTTGTATGTAACCCTGTCAATGTTAAGGCATGCCGACAACTATGGGTTTTATGACATTCTTCTGCGCATGCCTGTAATGTCACATTGGAGCCGCACTAGTTATACGTACATTGACGCGCCCTCTCCACGCGGCTTGCCTTTGTGACAGCAGCAAGTGGGGTGACGGACACGTTGTTAAACACATTACTCGTTTGAAAACCAATATTGATCAAGTATTCTGTGGGAGATAACCCCTGCCCACACCCAGCTGTAGGTTGACGACAAAACTATAATCTCCCAGCCCCCTACCCCGGTGTAGAGCAGGGCGATCGGGGATACACGACTGAACAAAATAATGTCAGTCCTAAGTAGATTAATTCGCGAACAGAACTTCAGTAATACGCTTATCCCTACGCTATGGACTAATTTCTTACAGGCTGTAAACGGTAGTTCACTCTCGAAAGTGTTTGACAACGGCAGGGTTTGGATGTAGGTGCTGACGATGTTTGTTAGGAGAGCTCATTCCAAATGTCAGATGCAAACTTCAAGGTAATATCTGTACAACACACTGTAGTGAATTCAAACCGCCACTTCATACTTCATTAATGTTTTTATGCTTGATCGTGTGGCATGCATGTTGGCGAGACTACCAACGGATGTGCTTAgtactattattattactagTATTTATAGCACTTGTCGATATTCTTAGAGTGGTGTTTATGGCATGTTATATAGGTTTCATAAACAGAACGTTGCATGATTGATCACAAATAGACTTACTAAACTTCAACTATTGGCGAATGTACGACAACCTAAATCATGGTGTTTTTGTTGTGATCCCTGTTGCCAATATATCGTGACTAGTCGAACGTGAAAACGTTTCTTGATCTATGATCTCTGTAGGTAATATATACCATTACAGTTACTGACGACGTCATCCCCACGCATGTACAGGTATGCATTACAATCAGTCTGTTAAACAGGTGCCCCTTATGTTCCGTGTCAGTGGTCCCATCATACAACACGTTGTGGACAGGGCTGTGCCTGGAGGCGTCTGTTGAGACATTCTTTAGCAACACGTGTATTTTGAGTTCGGTTTGCTGTTGTAAGGACATTTCTTGAACTAGTACAGTTGCTAACATCCGATAATCGCAGCAGTTGTGTAATGACAGATAGCTAGATCAGAGAAACCCGGAGAAAGAAACATGAAATAATACACGTTTCTTGAATAGGGTAGGTGGGTTCGAACTTCAAATTTATCCTATGATATTTGGTCAGTTAGCTCTAACCCTCGCTTGCACTTTCTCCATATTGTATAACCAGTCGTTAAACTAGCCCACTCACCGACACAGAGTCCAGTGACCCGACAGGACGTGTTATCACTGGGCACGTATATCCTGCTCAAATAGAAGTTACCATAGTAGAAGTAGCAcccatttatttcattatatacgGCATGGCAGATTAACTCTAAAAAAAGTGATCCTTAAATCCCTTTGATGGTGTTGGTGTAAATATAATTGTTTCAGTAAAATGGAGATTTCAGCGGTGGTTGTACAGATTATGGGAAACTATAATGAACATGTATTCTAAAACGTTTTGCAACATTGTCATGCAGGTTTTGTTTTTGATCTTGCACATCCTTTCCTGGCCCTCGGCTTGCTTCAGCCTCCTGATATAAGATCATTATGGGATTTCGCTGTGGATTAACATTCAGAGAACAACTGACCGAGTCAATAGGATTAGCTAATCCCCTTTACAAGCTAGAGGGATTAAACTATGCCCCGGTGAAACTAGTTGAGCCATGTAATGAAATACGCTGCACAAAGTACTGGATCAAGAAAATAAAAGATTAGGATGTACATTCGAAACGTCAGACTAATCGTCTAACGTTTTCGTTAACTTTTTAGTTTTAGTCGCTTCTGTGGTTCAAGAAGACAGTGGATTTGTACCTGATCAGTTCGCCACTGCGACCAGTCGGGACAGTTACGTACACTGCTATATTCCATTACGACCAGTCATGACAGTTACGTACACTGCTGCATTCCATTACGACCAGTCAGGACAGTTACGTACACTGCTATATTGCATTACGACCAGTCAGGACAGTTACGTACACTGCTGTATTCCATTACGACCAGTCAGGACAGTTACATACAGTGCTGTATTCCATTACGACCAGTCATGACAGTTACGTACACTGTTATATTCCATTACGACCAGTCATGACAGTTACGTACACTGTTGTATTCCATTACGACCAGTCATGACAGTTACGTACACTGTTATATTCCATTACGACCAGTCATGACAGTTACGTACACTCCTGTATTCCATTACGACCAGCCAGGAGAGTTACATACACCTCTATTTTCCATTACGACCAGCCAGGACAAGATTCAGACGAGTCTGGTGGTAAGGCTGCTCGCTAATCTATCTAACGCACTCATTCATTTGCAGCTACCTCAACAATGGAGTTCGGCTGAAGACAAAAGAAGAAGtttagtgacgactgccaaacTGCAGCAGAGATTGGCTTGTTGGTATTTGACGACAGTGTGAAGGTGTTGTGACAGACAAAGAGGAGAAGATGGAGAAGCAGAGGAGAAGTTTTGAGTTCCGGATGTCCAAGAAGGTGGCGGAACTGACGCAGGTTGTTCACATGCTCTTCACGCGAAATCACGAAAAGGAGGTAACTCTGTCAAGATAGATACGTATATAAGTAGAGTTACTCACATTGTTAGTCCATAGTTTGTTGGATAAGTTGGATAATATCTTTCATTCTTAACGTCAAGACGTTCTTGAAAAGTTCATCAAGGGGCAGTTACACATAGTAAGCGTTTGCTCTATTTCCTGTCcattcaatgtgtgaagtttgCGTGTGCCGAGATTTTGTTGGAATCTTGAACTATGAATAAGGTGACACTATACTAAATAATCATGTCCCCCATCTGGCCTTTAAACGGAGTATCTGTTACACTTGTTAAAACAACGGCGCTTATTACCagacattttacaaaatgaatatttcaccTTTTAGTGTAATTGCTATGTTTTCATAATTTagttacacgatgccatttagaaagtggtcaaatgcaacatatgttgaAATAGGTTGAAATCGACGCGTTGAAGGGAGCATACGAGCTTGAGATACAGAATATAATTCAGGACGCCAGGAAGAGGTTGTCGATTCTACAGGGAGATTTAGAGGACGTGAAGTACCGGGCAGGGGACGAGGGCGAGAAGATGCGACAGAAGATGCAACAGGAACACATGCAGCGGGAAGCGGAGCTAGCTAAGAGGCTGTCGGACACCGAGCAGCTCCTGGCCGACGAGAGGAATGAGTGCCAGAATATTAGGGACCTTCTCATCACCGCCCAGAGGGACATTGAACAGTTACGCCAAGGAGTCGCGGAACAGCTTAACCTCAAATCTGACGAGATAGCAAAGCGAGACAAAGAGATCGAAAAGTTGCGCAAACAAGTGACAAGTCTTGAAAAGGGAATGAAGGATTCGGAGAAAGAGACAAACTCGGCTGTGAGAGATTTCGAGAAAAGCAATGAGAAGTTGGAGTCTGAGTTGACTCGCGTGCATGAACTGTTGGAAGAGAGTCACAAGATCAAGGATCAATTGCTGACCAAGGTCAAGGTTTTGGAAACTGAGCTGAAAAATCTGAAGCGAGATTTCAATAGACGCGTCACAGAAACTGTGGCTAGTCAAGTAAACAAGATGCCCCGAAGTGCGCCCTCATACACAGTGAGTAAGACCTCATGACAGGTGTAACGCTGATTGTAGCCGGCTTTAAGTGTTTCAGTATAGTTCTTTTCTcaaaattacatgtcataacCAATGGTGATGTATGGAGCCTATGTGCGTCGAACCACATTCAACAAATAGTTGGTTTCGAATCCGAGATTTGCTACTGTTATGATCTCACTGGGTCGATTTTCAAGGCAGACTCGTGAGAAATCTGAAGATTTGTTACGCGTGTTATTACGTCGTACTCAACTGCATTTAAAATAGTGGCGGTGGAGTAGCCCCGTGGcatgtcacgccgaagactcgggttcgattcccaacttgggtacaatgtgtgaagctcatttctggtgtcccaggcCGTGGTATTGCCGCAATGTTTCTAAAACTTAAAAAacgacttaaaactaaactcactcactgcaacaacaacaaaaataacccGTCAGGTCTTAAACAAATAAGAACATCATAAATCTGTTTAGGAGGCTCGGAGAATAGTACTTAGGTCTTTAAGGACAGGCGGTACCTTGTCAGACCCCCCACCGTGTTGTAGTCATGTCTGTGGCACTACTGTGTAGTTTTGTGCGCTAAACCTGCTATGTTGAAGGGGCACGTCATCCCTTTCTGATTGGTCCATGACTTCTCAACTGACTACCATACATTGTGATTTTTTATAGAACCACAACGAAGAGCTGGAACGACTTCGCCGGGAAATACAGCGTTATCGCCTGGAGCTCAGCAATAGAGACTCCAACTTCAATCGTGTGTTCACCACGCAACAGCCAGTCATCGTAGATCCTCGAAGCGCTAAATCGGGGGCAGTGCAGTCACCCCAACCTAACAAATCTCTCAATCGAAGCCAAGGCAGCCTCGGCCATGGTCAGTCAGGGACTGTGATACAAAATGGTATTGGTCAGCCGGTGTTGGTAAACGGGTACATAAAGCCTGGCAGTCGAAGCTACAGAGGAACCGCAGTCCCCTCAAGCAAGCCCCACTTCTCCAGTACAATACAAACGTACTACGAGGAGGTAAGCCCTAGGTGCCTGGTAGTCCACGTCAGTCTGAAGATGCATGCTGCTGAAGTATTATTACCGTTATATTATAGTATAAGTAAAATATTGCTCAtctcaatttctttattttataCACGTTTCTGGGCTTTCCTTTCGCATCCGTCAAGTGAATTACTCTTCGCCATTCACCTGACGAATGGTAAGCCCCGAAATGTTGTGTATACAGTAAAGAAGACGATATCCATAATATGTTGTCTTTTActtgagacccatgaaggtcccggggtagaataggccttaagcaacacatgcttgccataaaagacgacaatgcttgtcgtatgaggcgactaacgggatcgggtggtcaggctcgctggcttggttgacacatgtcatcggttcccaattgcgcagatcgatgctcatgttgttgatcactggattgtctggtccagactcaattatttacagaccgccgccatatagctggaatattgctgagtgcggcgtaaaactaaactcactcactcttttactTGAATACCAACTTGTGTGAGTTTTCAAGAACCTCATCTGATATTATGTTTAcatctactgcttgacaagtattagatgagccacgacctgacaaatgaccccaattttcatatatgggaacgccctccagaacttaccatttgaaacaagagggaaacaggttgtcgtctaaatattaaaatgttcaatttcctcgtgcgaatcgtgtcttGCTTAACGAAATCTCTTTACGAGACACGTgataaacagtagcggtattgatttcacgccaccgTCAGCGTGTATTGCACGGGCTTAGTTCCCGACCTacctcatgtacctgtagcagTCGAGTGTATTCGTCTATACTCCTTGCCCAGcctacttgtcacaaacgcgtttacTGCGCAGGCTCATCTAATGCGTGTCAAGCAGTAATAACATAAAATTGCATTCCAAATGCGTAAAATAGTTTTGGCCGCTTGCCTTGCATTTCAATACGCATAAAAAAGTCCAATATGCAATAATGCAATGCCTATTGTTCGAAccgaggtgtgtgtgtgtgtgtgtgtgtgtgtgtgtgtgtgtgtgtgtgtgtgtgtgtgtgtgtgtgtgtgtgtgtgtgttcaatgCGGGCTTCATATATGCAGGTTTCATATATAACTGAATGAACTCTAATGCGGtgaataatgaataaataagCTTTTCATCCCCAAAACTGGTTTTAGACATGCGTTCCGCTGCTCTGAGTTTATAGGACAGATTGCACACAGACCATGAAGAGGTACAAACTAGAAGTTACCCAAAACGCAGTAAATATCCATAAGCCATTTTCGTTGATAATATCAATTTCAAGCTCTGTGTCAATTGTATTTCTGAATCCAAACTTCAAAATACGACATACCTGACTCTACACTATTCGCAGACATAGACATGTAGCCAGTTAGATTAGTACATTCCCTTTTCATACTTACCTGCGCTTCCATGAATCCTGGTTCGGATTACACGGTCTAACAAAGttgacgacacacacacacacacacacacacacacacacacacacacacacacacacacacacacacacacacacacataaaaaaaacaaaaaacaaaacaaaaaaaaaacacaatgaacaAGCATGATATTCAGTATGTCGCTACATGGTTAGTATTAATGCCTATTAACATCAATTTTATTATCAAAGCGACCTTgtttaatgggtttttttccagCTGAATCGGAGTCCGCGGCCAAACTCAGCCTCCAGTCAGTTACCATCCATCGCTTCCTCAACGTCTTCCGCCGAGgggaggtcaaggtcacagaaATTTTCCAAGCCAAGACCGTTACCTAAGGAGATGCTCATTTCAAAATGACACCGTGGGGAAAGGCAAATACCACTGCACGGGTGACATTTACTGTGACATACTGTACAATCTGAAGACATCAGTAATGTGCAGTAATCATTCAAGTCACGGAGTTGGACAGTGTAGCGAAGGCTTTAAGATGAATATGTCTTTTACTGAAAAACGTTGTTTGGTGTGTCCGATGGTGTATGATTTCAGGTTATGTCAACAAAGCAGTATcgtgatatgtgtgtgtgccgAACACTACTGTGATGATACCAGACATTTATATGACGCTAGACACAGATCCAAGGTCATACTCGTGTGGTTCCCCTCTCTGTGACACCATTAGACGACGGTAATTAACGTCACAGCACCACAGTCTCTTTGGGGCCGGATGTGTTCGAAACCACGTCCGAAAAAACTTGAACGTCATTCAAAAGGATATTACTGTCGGACACTCATTGACGTTATTCAAAATACTACA includes the following:
- the LOC137277145 gene encoding protein FAM184A-like encodes the protein MEKQRRSFEFRMSKKVAELTQVVHMLFTRNHEKEVEIDALKGAYELEIQNIIQDARKRLSILQGDLEDVKYRAGDEGEKMRQKMQQEHMQREAELAKRLSDTEQLLADERNECQNIRDLLITAQRDIEQLRQGVAEQLNLKSDEIAKRDKEIEKLRKQVTSLEKGMKDSEKETNSAVRDFEKSNEKLESELTRVHELLEESHKIKDQLLTKVKVLETELKNLKRDFNRRVTETVASQVNKMPRSAPSYTNHNEELERLRREIQRYRLELSNRDSNFNRVFTTQQPVIVDPRSAKSGAVQSPQPNKSLNRSQGSLGHGQSGTVIQNGIGQPVLVNGYIKPGSRSYRGTAVPSSKPHFSSTIQTYYEELNRSPRPNSASSQLPSIASSTSSAEGRSRSQKFSKPRPLPKEMLISK